In a genomic window of Curtobacterium sp. MCBD17_035:
- the rpmC gene encoding 50S ribosomal protein L29, which produces MAIGSKELRPSELDTFEDERLADELKKAKEELFNLRFQSATGQLESHGRLRAVKRDIARIYTVLRERELGIRATPTPVEASTTTTKKSSRKKADAAEATTTDTAASTSTEEK; this is translated from the coding sequence ATGGCGATCGGTTCCAAGGAGCTCCGTCCGTCGGAGCTCGACACCTTCGAGGACGAGCGTCTCGCTGACGAGCTGAAGAAGGCCAAGGAAGAGCTGTTCAACCTGCGCTTCCAGTCGGCCACCGGCCAGCTCGAGAGCCACGGCCGCCTCCGTGCCGTCAAGCGCGACATCGCCCGCATCTACACGGTGCTGCGCGAGCGCGAGCTCGGCATCCGTGCCACCCCGACCCCGGTCGAGGCGAGCACCACCACGACCAAGAAGTCGTCCCGCAAGAAGGCCGACGCGGCCGAGGCCACGACGACCGACACCGCTGCATCGACCAGCACCGAGGAGAAGTGA
- the rplW gene encoding 50S ribosomal protein L23 — MSGFNKDPRDIIIAPVVSEKSYGLIDQGKYTFLVDPRANKTEIKLAIEKIFDVKVAGINTLNRPGKTRRTRFGIGKRKDTKRAIVTLKSGSIDIFTAVG; from the coding sequence ATGAGCGGCTTCAACAAGGACCCGCGCGACATCATCATCGCGCCGGTCGTGTCGGAGAAGAGCTACGGCCTCATCGACCAGGGCAAGTACACGTTCCTCGTGGACCCGCGCGCGAACAAGACCGAGATCAAGCTCGCCATCGAGAAGATCTTCGACGTCAAGGTCGCGGGCATCAACACCCTGAACCGTCCGGGCAAGACCCGTCGTACGCGGTTCGGCATCGGCAAGCGCAAGGACACCAAGCGCGCCATCGTCACGCTCAAGTCCGGTTCGATCGACATCTTCACGGCTGTCGGCTGA
- the rplC gene encoding 50S ribosomal protein L3 translates to MAIATKTVKGLLGKKLGMTQVWDENNKLIPVTVVEITPNVVTQIRTAEKDGYQAVQIAAGAIDPRKVNKPSAGHFEAAGVTPRRHLTEIRTADAGEYALGQELAVDMFEAGQKVDVVGTSKGKGFAGVMKRHNFKGVSASHGAHRNHRKPGSIGASSTPSRVFKGMRMAGRMGGERVTVLNLTVHAVDAEKNLLLVKGAVPGARGRIVFVRTAVKGK, encoded by the coding sequence ATGGCCATCGCAACCAAGACCGTCAAGGGCCTGCTCGGCAAGAAGCTCGGCATGACCCAGGTGTGGGACGAGAACAACAAGCTCATCCCCGTCACCGTCGTCGAGATCACCCCGAACGTCGTGACCCAGATCCGCACCGCCGAGAAGGACGGCTACCAGGCCGTCCAGATCGCCGCTGGCGCGATCGACCCCCGCAAGGTCAACAAGCCCTCCGCCGGGCACTTCGAGGCCGCCGGTGTCACGCCGCGCCGCCACCTCACCGAGATCCGCACCGCTGACGCCGGCGAGTACGCGCTCGGCCAGGAGCTCGCCGTCGACATGTTCGAGGCCGGCCAGAAGGTCGACGTCGTCGGCACCAGCAAGGGCAAGGGCTTCGCCGGTGTCATGAAGCGCCACAACTTCAAGGGTGTCTCCGCCTCGCACGGTGCGCACCGCAACCACCGCAAGCCCGGTTCGATCGGTGCTTCGTCGACCCCGTCGCGCGTCTTCAAGGGCATGCGCATGGCCGGTCGCATGGGTGGGGAGCGCGTCACCGTCCTCAACCTCACGGTGCACGCCGTGGACGCCGAGAAGAACCTGCTGCTCGTCAAGGGCGCGGTCCCCGGTGCTCGCGGTCGCATCGTCTTCGTCCGCACCGCCGTGAAGGGTAAGTGA
- the rplD gene encoding 50S ribosomal protein L4: protein MATTTATTIDVLDASGAQAGTVELPAEIFDVETNVPLIHQVVVAQLAAARQGTHKTKRRGEVSGAGRKPFKQKGTGRARQGSIRAPQMTGGGIVHGPVPRDYAQRTPKKMIAKALLGSLSDRARGGRIHAVEAFLDAEVPSTKSVRTLLEKIAPSKHVLVVLESTDEVALKSVRNLPNVHALTYGQLNAYDVLVSDDVVFSKSALDAFVASKTAKENNA, encoded by the coding sequence ATGGCCACCACGACTGCAACCACGATCGACGTGCTCGACGCGTCGGGCGCCCAGGCCGGCACGGTCGAGCTCCCCGCCGAGATCTTCGACGTCGAGACCAACGTCCCGCTGATCCACCAGGTCGTCGTCGCGCAGCTCGCCGCCGCGCGTCAGGGCACCCACAAGACCAAGCGCCGCGGCGAGGTCTCCGGTGCCGGCCGCAAGCCCTTCAAGCAGAAGGGCACCGGCCGCGCGCGTCAGGGCTCGATCCGCGCCCCGCAGATGACCGGCGGTGGCATCGTCCACGGACCCGTGCCGCGCGACTACGCGCAGCGCACCCCCAAGAAGATGATCGCCAAGGCGCTGCTCGGTTCGCTCTCGGACCGCGCTCGCGGTGGGCGGATCCACGCGGTCGAGGCCTTCCTCGACGCCGAGGTCCCCTCGACCAAGAGCGTCCGCACGCTCCTCGAGAAGATCGCCCCGTCGAAGCACGTCCTCGTCGTGCTCGAGTCGACGGACGAGGTCGCGCTCAAGAGCGTCCGGAACCTGCCCAACGTCCACGCGCTCACGTACGGCCAGCTGAACGCCTACGACGTCCTCGTGAGCGACGACGTGGTCTTCAGCAAGAGCGCCCTCGACGCCTTCGTCGCGTCGAAGACCGCGAAGGAGAACAACGCATGA
- the rplE gene encoding 50S ribosomal protein L5 → MSDTTTAPAEAASSEKVQPRLKQKYKNEIAAALTEQFGYTNVHQVPGLVKVVVNTGVGEAARDSKVIDGAVRDLTAITGQKPQVTKARKSIAQFKLREGQPIGAHVTLRGDRAWEFLDRLLSLALPRIRDFRGLSDRQFDGNGNYTFGLTEQSVFHEIDQDRIDRVRGFDITVVTTAKTDDEGRALLRQLGFPFRSTEQTV, encoded by the coding sequence ATGAGCGACACCACTACGGCGCCGGCTGAGGCCGCGTCTAGCGAGAAGGTCCAGCCGCGGCTGAAGCAGAAGTACAAGAACGAGATCGCCGCGGCGCTCACCGAGCAGTTCGGCTACACGAACGTCCACCAGGTCCCCGGCCTGGTCAAGGTCGTCGTGAACACCGGTGTCGGCGAGGCCGCTCGTGACTCGAAGGTCATCGACGGTGCGGTGCGCGACCTCACGGCCATCACCGGCCAGAAGCCGCAGGTCACGAAGGCCCGCAAGTCCATCGCGCAGTTCAAGCTGCGCGAGGGCCAGCCCATCGGCGCGCACGTCACCCTCCGCGGTGACCGCGCGTGGGAGTTCCTCGACCGCCTGCTGTCGCTGGCACTGCCCCGCATCCGCGACTTCCGCGGTCTGAGCGACCGCCAGTTCGACGGCAACGGCAACTACACCTTCGGTCTCACGGAGCAGAGCGTGTTCCACGAGATCGACCAGGACCGCATCGACCGCGTCCGTGGCTTCGACATCACCGTCGTCACCACGGCCAAGACGGACGACGAAGGCCGCGCGCTGCTCCGCCAGCTCGGCTTCCCGTTCCGTTCCACCGAGCAGACGGTCTAA
- the rpsH gene encoding 30S ribosomal protein S8, translated as MTMTDPVADMLTRLRNANSAHHDAVSLPSSKLKTHIAEILKREGYISEWRVEDARVGQTLTIDLKYGPERERSIAGIKRVSKPGLRVYAKSTEIPQVLGGLGVAILSTSSGLLTDREAEQKGVGGEVLAYVW; from the coding sequence ATGACGATGACCGATCCGGTCGCAGACATGCTGACGAGATTGCGCAACGCGAACTCGGCGCACCACGACGCCGTCTCGCTGCCCAGCTCGAAGCTGAAGACCCACATCGCCGAGATCCTCAAGCGCGAGGGCTACATCAGCGAGTGGCGTGTGGAGGATGCCCGCGTGGGGCAGACCCTCACCATCGACCTCAAGTACGGCCCCGAGCGCGAGCGCTCCATCGCCGGCATCAAGCGCGTCTCCAAGCCCGGTCTCCGGGTCTACGCCAAGTCGACGGAGATCCCCCAGGTCCTCGGTGGCCTCGGCGTGGCGATCCTGTCGACCTCCTCCGGTCTCCTCACGGACCGCGAGGCCGAGCAGAAGGGCGTGGGTGGGGAAGTCCTCGCCTACGTGTGGTGA
- the rplX gene encoding 50S ribosomal protein L24 — translation MANIKKGDLVQVISGPSQARGGDRGKQGKVIEVLPDEQRVVVEGVNFVKKHVRVGQTQRGSKTGGIETHEAPIHVSNVAVVDPKTKKPTRVGHRTETVEKDGVSKTVRVRYAKKSGEDL, via the coding sequence ATGGCGAACATCAAGAAGGGCGACCTGGTCCAGGTGATCTCGGGCCCGTCGCAGGCGCGCGGCGGCGACCGCGGCAAGCAGGGCAAGGTCATCGAGGTGCTCCCCGACGAGCAGCGTGTCGTCGTCGAGGGCGTGAACTTCGTCAAGAAGCACGTCCGCGTCGGTCAGACCCAGCGCGGCTCGAAGACCGGTGGCATCGAGACCCACGAGGCCCCGATCCACGTGTCCAACGTGGCCGTGGTCGACCCGAAGACCAAGAAGCCGACCCGTGTCGGTCACCGCACCGAGACGGTCGAGAAGGACGGCGTCAGCAAGACCGTCCGCGTCCGTTACGCCAAGAAGTCGGGGGAGGACCTCTGA
- the rpsE gene encoding 30S ribosomal protein S5: MSDTASSTNQEAPVEKPVETAAGSASANRENTGPERGRRGGGRDRQQGGRGDRNNRAAESQFLERVVTINRVSKVVKGGRRFSFTALVVVGDGNGLVGVGYGKAREVPTAISKGVEEAKKNFFRVPRVGNTIPHPVQGEAAAGVVLLRPAAAGTGVIAGGPVRAVLECAGIHDVLSKSLGSSNTINIVHATVTALQQLEEPRAVASRRGLDVDRVVPGRLLRAEAAARTAATEKAGA, translated from the coding sequence GTGAGCGACACCGCGAGCAGCACCAATCAGGAAGCACCGGTCGAGAAGCCGGTCGAGACCGCAGCCGGCTCCGCGTCGGCGAACCGCGAGAACACGGGCCCCGAGCGCGGACGCCGTGGTGGGGGTCGTGACCGCCAGCAGGGTGGTCGCGGCGACCGCAACAACCGCGCCGCCGAGAGCCAGTTCCTCGAGCGCGTCGTGACGATCAACCGTGTGTCGAAGGTCGTCAAGGGTGGTCGTCGCTTCAGCTTCACCGCGCTCGTCGTGGTGGGTGACGGCAACGGACTCGTCGGCGTCGGCTACGGCAAGGCCCGCGAGGTCCCGACCGCGATCTCCAAGGGCGTCGAGGAGGCGAAGAAGAACTTCTTCCGCGTCCCGCGCGTCGGCAACACGATCCCGCACCCCGTGCAGGGTGAGGCCGCCGCTGGCGTCGTGCTCCTCCGCCCGGCCGCTGCCGGTACCGGCGTCATCGCCGGTGGTCCGGTGCGCGCCGTCCTGGAGTGCGCCGGCATCCACGACGTCCTGAGCAAGTCGCTCGGGTCGTCCAACACCATCAACATCGTGCACGCGACCGTCACGGCGCTGCAGCAGCTCGAGGAGCCCCGTGCGGTCGCCAGCCGCCGTGGCCTCGACGTCGACCGGGTCGTCCCGGGTCGTCTGCTGCGTGCCGAGGCCGCGGCCCGCACGGCTGCGACCGAGAAGGCAGGTGCCTGA
- the rplV gene encoding 50S ribosomal protein L22 — MVESIARVRHIRVTPQKARRVIELIRGKQAHEALAILKFAPQGASEPVYKLVASAIANARVKADQTNSFLDERDLYVSRVFVDEGTTLKRFQPRAQGRAFRINKRTSHITVVLATPDEVGAAATSKKASK, encoded by the coding sequence ATGGTGGAGTCGATCGCACGCGTGCGACACATCCGCGTCACGCCTCAGAAGGCCCGTCGCGTCATCGAGCTGATCCGCGGCAAGCAGGCCCACGAGGCCCTCGCCATCCTGAAGTTCGCCCCGCAGGGCGCTTCCGAGCCGGTCTACAAGCTGGTCGCCTCGGCGATCGCGAACGCCCGGGTCAAGGCGGACCAGACGAACAGCTTCCTCGACGAGCGCGACCTCTACGTGAGCCGCGTCTTCGTCGACGAGGGCACGACCTTGAAGCGGTTCCAGCCGCGTGCCCAGGGGCGAGCCTTCCGCATCAACAAGCGCACCAGCCACATCACGGTCGTCCTCGCGACGCCGGACGAGGTCGGGGCGGCCGCTACCAGCAAGAAGGCGAGCAAGTAA
- the rplR gene encoding 50S ribosomal protein L18, with amino-acid sequence MALGTRGASKSAAKARRHSRLRKKITGTETRPRLVVTRSSRHVFVQVIDDTKGHTVASASTMEADLRSLDGDKTAKSRRVGELVAERAKAAGVEAVVFDRGGSKYAGRVAAIAEGAREGGLNL; translated from the coding sequence ATGGCTCTCGGAACTCGAGGAGCGAGCAAGTCGGCCGCCAAGGCGCGCCGTCACAGCCGCCTCCGCAAGAAGATCACCGGCACCGAGACGCGTCCGCGTCTGGTCGTCACCCGCTCGTCGCGTCACGTGTTCGTGCAGGTCATCGACGACACCAAGGGCCACACCGTCGCCAGCGCGTCGACCATGGAGGCGGACCTCCGCAGCCTGGACGGCGACAAGACCGCGAAGTCGCGTCGCGTCGGCGAGCTCGTCGCCGAGCGCGCGAAGGCCGCGGGTGTCGAGGCGGTCGTGTTCGACCGCGGTGGCAGCAAGTACGCCGGTCGCGTCGCCGCGATCGCCGAAGGCGCCCGTGAAGGAGGGCTGAACCTGTGA
- the rpsS gene encoding 30S ribosomal protein S19 yields the protein MPRSLKKGPFVDEHLLRKVVVQNEANTKNVIRTWSRRSMIVPNMLGHTIAVHDGRKHIPVFVTESMVGHKLGEFAPTRTFRGHVKDDKKGRRR from the coding sequence ATGCCACGCAGTCTGAAGAAGGGCCCCTTCGTCGACGAGCACCTGCTTCGCAAGGTGGTCGTCCAGAACGAGGCCAACACGAAGAACGTGATCCGCACGTGGTCGCGTCGCTCGATGATCGTTCCGAACATGCTCGGGCACACGATCGCCGTGCACGACGGCCGCAAGCACATCCCGGTGTTCGTCACCGAGTCGATGGTCGGTCACAAGCTCGGCGAGTTCGCGCCGACCCGCACCTTCCGTGGTCACGTGAAGGACGACAAGAAGGGCCGTCGCCGCTAA
- the rplB gene encoding 50S ribosomal protein L2: MAIRNYKPTTPGRRGSSVADFAEITRSTPEKSLLRPLPKTGGRNSSGRITTRHIGGGHKRQYRVIDFRRNDKDGVDAKVAHIEYDPNRTARIALLHFVDGTKRYILAPNRLKQGDVVESGAGADIKPGNNLPLRNIPVGTVVHAIELRPGGGAKLARSAGASVRLVAKDGPYAQLRLPSGEVRNVDARCRATIGEVGNAEQSNINWGKAGRMRWKGVRPTVRGVAMNPIDHPHGGGEGKTSGGRHPVSPWGQPEGRTRKPNKPSDQLIVRRRTAGKKRK; encoded by the coding sequence ATGGCTATTCGTAACTACAAGCCCACGACCCCGGGTCGTCGCGGCTCCTCCGTCGCCGACTTCGCCGAGATCACGCGTTCGACCCCGGAGAAGTCGCTCCTGCGTCCGCTCCCGAAGACCGGTGGCCGCAACAGCTCCGGCCGGATCACGACGCGTCACATCGGTGGTGGCCACAAGCGCCAGTACCGGGTCATCGACTTCCGTCGGAACGACAAGGACGGCGTCGACGCCAAGGTCGCGCACATCGAGTACGACCCGAACCGCACCGCGCGCATCGCGCTGCTGCACTTCGTGGACGGCACCAAGCGCTACATCCTCGCGCCGAACCGCCTGAAGCAGGGCGACGTCGTCGAGTCGGGTGCCGGCGCCGACATCAAGCCGGGCAACAACCTGCCGCTCCGCAACATCCCCGTCGGTACGGTCGTGCACGCGATCGAGCTCCGTCCGGGTGGTGGCGCCAAGCTCGCCCGTTCCGCGGGTGCCTCGGTGCGCCTCGTGGCGAAGGACGGCCCCTACGCGCAGCTCCGCCTGCCGTCGGGCGAGGTCCGCAACGTCGACGCGCGCTGCCGCGCGACGATCGGCGAGGTCGGCAACGCCGAGCAGTCGAACATCAACTGGGGCAAGGCCGGCCGCATGCGCTGGAAGGGCGTCCGCCCGACCGTGCGTGGTGTCGCGATGAACCCGATCGACCACCCGCACGGTGGTGGTGAGGGCAAGACCTCCGGTGGTCGCCACCCGGTCAGCCCGTGGGGCCAGCCGGAGGGCCGGACGCGCAAGCCGAACAAGCCGAGCGACCAGCTCATCGTCCGTCGCCGCACCGCCGGTAAGAAGCGCAAGTAG
- the rplF gene encoding 50S ribosomal protein L6, with protein sequence MSRIGRLPIDIPAGVTVTVDGANVAVKGPKGELALTVASPIAVAIEDNQILVTRPDDERTSRSLHGLTRTLIANQITGVTQGYSKGLEVVGTGYRVQARGTSVEFALGYSHPITVEPPAGISFTVEGNNRLTVNGIDKQAVGEVAANIRKLRKPEPYKGKGVRYAGEVVRRKAGKSGK encoded by the coding sequence ATGTCTCGTATCGGACGTCTTCCCATCGACATCCCCGCCGGCGTCACCGTGACGGTCGACGGCGCGAACGTCGCCGTCAAAGGGCCGAAGGGTGAGCTCGCGCTCACCGTCGCCAGCCCCATCGCGGTCGCGATCGAGGACAACCAGATCCTCGTCACCCGCCCGGACGACGAGCGCACCTCGCGTTCGCTGCACGGCCTGACCCGGACGCTGATCGCCAACCAGATCACCGGCGTGACCCAGGGCTACTCCAAGGGCCTCGAGGTCGTCGGGACCGGCTACCGCGTCCAGGCACGCGGCACGAGCGTCGAGTTCGCACTCGGCTACTCGCACCCCATCACGGTCGAGCCGCCCGCGGGCATCAGCTTCACCGTCGAGGGCAACAACCGACTCACCGTGAACGGCATCGACAAGCAGGCCGTCGGTGAGGTCGCCGCAAACATCCGCAAGCTTCGCAAGCCCGAGCCGTACAAGGGCAAGGGCGTTCGCTACGCCGGCGAGGTCGTCCGCCGCAAGGCCGGAAAGTCAGGTAAGTGA
- the rplN gene encoding 50S ribosomal protein L14, whose amino-acid sequence MIQQESRLKVADNTGAKEILAIRVLGGSGRRYAGLGDVIVATVKDAIPGGNVKKGDVVKAVIVRTKKETRRQDGSYIKFDENAAVILKADGDPRGTRIFGPVGRELRDKKFMKIISLAPEVI is encoded by the coding sequence GTGATTCAGCAGGAATCCCGCCTGAAGGTCGCCGACAACACCGGAGCCAAGGAGATCCTGGCCATCCGCGTGCTCGGTGGCTCGGGTCGTCGCTATGCCGGCCTCGGTGACGTGATCGTCGCGACCGTGAAGGACGCGATCCCGGGCGGCAACGTCAAGAAGGGTGACGTCGTCAAGGCCGTCATCGTTCGCACCAAGAAGGAGACCCGTCGTCAGGACGGCTCCTACATCAAGTTCGACGAGAACGCCGCGGTGATCCTCAAGGCGGACGGCGACCCCCGGGGCACCCGCATCTTCGGGCCGGTCGGTCGCGAGCTCCGCGACAAGAAGTTCATGAAGATCATCTCGCTGGCACCGGAGGTCATCTAG
- the rpsC gene encoding 30S ribosomal protein S3 — MGQKVNPYGFRLGITTDHVSHWFSDSTKKGQRYSDYVAEDVRIRQMLTKSLDRAGVARIELERTRDRVRVDIHTARPGIVIGRRGAEAERIRGDLEKLTGKQIQLNILEVKNPETEAQLVAQGIAEQLSARVAFRRAMRKGLQGAQRAGAKGVRIQVSGRLGGAEMSRSEFYREGRVPLHTLRANIDYGFYEARTTFGRIGVKVWIYKGDITNKELAREQANQRSSRPERRDGGRGGRGGRDGAPRGDRREQQAPQEAPAGAGVEA, encoded by the coding sequence ATGGGCCAGAAGGTCAACCCGTACGGCTTCCGTCTCGGGATCACGACGGACCACGTGTCGCACTGGTTCTCGGACAGCACCAAGAAGGGCCAGCGGTACAGCGACTACGTCGCCGAGGACGTCCGCATCCGTCAGATGCTGACCAAGTCCCTCGACCGCGCCGGCGTCGCCCGCATCGAGCTCGAGCGCACCCGTGACCGCGTCCGCGTGGACATCCACACGGCCCGTCCTGGCATCGTCATCGGCCGCCGTGGCGCCGAGGCCGAGCGCATCCGCGGCGACCTCGAGAAGCTCACGGGCAAGCAGATCCAGCTGAACATCCTCGAGGTCAAGAACCCCGAGACCGAGGCGCAGCTCGTCGCCCAGGGCATCGCGGAGCAGCTCAGCGCTCGTGTTGCGTTCCGTCGCGCCATGCGCAAGGGCCTCCAGGGCGCCCAGCGCGCTGGCGCCAAGGGCGTCCGGATCCAGGTGTCGGGTCGTCTCGGCGGCGCCGAGATGAGCCGTTCGGAGTTCTACCGCGAGGGCCGCGTGCCCCTGCACACGCTCCGCGCCAACATCGACTACGGCTTCTACGAGGCCCGCACGACCTTCGGTCGGATCGGTGTGAAGGTCTGGATCTACAAGGGCGACATCACCAACAAGGAGCTCGCTCGCGAGCAGGCGAACCAGCGTTCGTCGCGCCCCGAGCGTCGTGACGGCGGCCGTGGCGGTCGTGGCGGCCGTGACGGCGCCCCCCGCGGCGACCGTCGCGAGCAGCAGGCTCCGCAGGAGGCGCCGGCCGGCGCAGGAGTTGAGGCGTAA
- the rpmD gene encoding 50S ribosomal protein L30, which yields MAGKIKVTQIKSVISEKQYQRETLRSLGLKRIGQSVEREDNAQNRGYVATVAHLVKVEEINA from the coding sequence ATGGCCGGCAAGATCAAGGTCACCCAGATCAAGTCCGTTATCAGCGAGAAGCAGTACCAGCGCGAGACCCTGCGCAGCCTGGGCCTCAAGCGCATCGGCCAGTCGGTCGAGCGTGAGGACAACGCCCAGAACCGCGGGTACGTCGCGACGGTCGCGCACCTCGTGAAGGTCGAGGAGATCAACGCATGA
- the rplP gene encoding 50S ribosomal protein L16 — MLIPRRVKHRKQHHPTRRGQATGGTKVSFGDFGIQALTPAYVTNRQIESARIAMTRHIKRGGKVWINIYPDRPLTKKPAETRMGSGKGSPEWWVANVKPGRVLFELSGVSEDIAREAMTRAIHKLPLKARIIKREEGDA; from the coding sequence ATGCTTATCCCCCGTCGAGTCAAGCACCGCAAGCAGCACCACCCCACGCGTCGCGGCCAGGCGACCGGCGGCACCAAGGTGTCGTTCGGTGACTTCGGTATCCAGGCCCTGACCCCCGCCTACGTGACGAACCGCCAGATCGAGTCCGCTCGTATCGCCATGACGCGTCACATCAAGCGTGGCGGCAAGGTGTGGATCAACATCTACCCGGACCGTCCGCTCACGAAGAAGCCCGCCGAGACCCGCATGGGTTCCGGTAAGGGTTCGCCCGAGTGGTGGGTCGCGAACGTCAAGCCGGGACGCGTGCTCTTCGAGCTCTCCGGCGTGAGCGAGGACATCGCCCGCGAGGCGATGACCCGTGCAATCCACAAGCTGCCCCTCAAGGCACGCATCATCAAGCGCGAGGAGGGCGACGCATAA
- the rpsQ gene encoding 30S ribosomal protein S17 produces MATEKQATEVDAATTARGYRKTRRGYVTSDKMDKTIVVEVEDRVKHPLYGKVIRRTSKVKAHDEQGTAGIGDLVLISETRPLSATKRWRLVEILEKAK; encoded by the coding sequence ATGGCCACCGAGAAGCAGGCCACCGAGGTCGACGCCGCGACCACCGCGCGCGGCTACCGCAAGACGCGTCGTGGCTACGTCACGAGCGACAAGATGGACAAGACGATCGTCGTCGAGGTCGAGGACCGCGTGAAGCACCCCCTCTACGGCAAGGTCATCCGTCGCACCTCCAAGGTGAAGGCCCACGACGAGCAGGGCACCGCCGGCATCGGCGACCTGGTCCTCATCAGCGAGACCCGTCCCCTCAGCGCCACCAAGCGCTGGCGCCTGGTCGAGATCCTCGAGAAGGCCAAGTAA
- the rplO gene encoding 50S ribosomal protein L15: MSDETPKAGQAGNTEGRVQVLKVHHLRPAAGSKKDRTRVGRGEGSKGKTAGRGTKGTKARYSVKAGFEGGQMPLHMRTPKLRGFKNPFRVEYQVVNLDKLGELYPQGGDVTVSDLVAKGAVRKNEKVKVLGQGDISVALNITVDKVSGSAEEKIVAAGGTVSK; this comes from the coding sequence ATGAGCGACGAAACCCCCAAGGCCGGACAGGCCGGCAACACCGAGGGCCGCGTGCAGGTCCTCAAGGTCCACCACCTCCGTCCCGCTGCTGGCTCGAAGAAGGACCGGACCCGCGTCGGACGCGGTGAGGGCTCGAAGGGCAAGACGGCCGGACGTGGCACCAAGGGCACGAAGGCCCGCTACTCGGTCAAGGCCGGGTTCGAGGGTGGGCAGATGCCGCTGCACATGCGCACCCCGAAGCTCCGCGGGTTCAAGAACCCGTTCCGCGTGGAGTACCAGGTCGTGAACCTCGACAAGCTCGGCGAGCTCTACCCGCAGGGCGGTGACGTCACCGTGAGTGACCTCGTCGCCAAGGGTGCGGTCCGCAAGAACGAGAAGGTCAAGGTCCTCGGCCAGGGCGACATCAGCGTGGCGCTCAACATCACGGTCGACAAGGTCTCCGGCTCCGCCGAGGAGAAGATCGTGGCGGCGGGCGGCACCGTCTCCAAGTAG